The segment TATAGCAGAACAGTAGAGGAACACGCTGAACATCTTGAGCTAGTGTTACAACAACTGCGCAAATATCAACTTTTTGCCAACCTCAAGAAGTGTTCCTTTGGTCAGAAACAAGTTGAATACTTGGGTCACATAATATCAGCCGAAGGAGTGGCTACAGACCCTAAAAAGACTGAAGTTATGAAGAATTGGCAACCCCAAGAACAGTGAAAGAGCTACGCAGTTTCTTGGGATTAACAGGGTACTATCGTCGGTTTGTTCAAGCATATGGAGTGGTGGCGAGACCATTAACTGATCTTCTGAAGGTTGAGAACTTTGATTGGACAGGACAGACACAAAAGGTGTTTGAAAAGATGAAGGAGTTGATGATCACAGCGCCTGTCCTAGCCTTGCCAGATTTCTCACTTCCGTTTGTAGTGGAATCAGACGCATCAGGGTATGGGTTAGGTGCAATTCTTATGCAAAACCAGAGGCCGATTGCTTACTTCAGCAAAGGGTTAACGGATAGGGAACAACTTAAACCAATCTACGAAAGAGAATTGATGGCTATAGTGATGGCAGTGCAGAAATGGAAGCATTATCTAATGGGAAAGAAATTTATCATTCGCACTGATCAGAAGAGTCTCAAGTACCTCTTAGACCAGCGTGATGTATCACTTGATTACCAGAGATGGCTCACGAAACTACTTGGCTACGATTTCGAGATAGAATATAAAGTGGGAGTGGAAAACAAAGTAGCAGATGCGTTATCAAGGATGATGATTGATAGACAGGTTAATGCTGAAGGTCTACTGTGCACAATTACAGTTTCATCATCCATTGAAATGCAACAGATTCTCGATGAGCTAGATGCTAACGAGGATATACAGAAACTGACCAGAGCGGTTTCATTAGATACTGAAGGGAAAGTGGGTTATTCGGTGGTAGCAGGAAGACTGTTCTACAAGAATCGTCTTGTGTTACCTCGAAATTCACAGTTTATTCCTCAGATTCTACAAGAATATCATAATGGAGTCATAGGTGGACATTCAGGAATCCTCAAAACAATCAAGCGGATCCAGCAGTTGTTTTATTGGCCGAACATGAAAGCTGATGTGAAGAAACATGTTTCGGAATGCAATATATGTCAGACTCACAAATATTCGACTTTGAGTCCTGCTGGATTGCTGCAACCAATTCCTCTACCAACTTCTATTTGGTCTGAAATCTCAATGGACTTTATAGAAGGACTCCCTAAGTCAGAAGGTGTAAGCGTGATTTTAGTGGTCGTTGATAGACTTAGCAAGTTTGCACACTTCCTAAGTCTGAAACATCCGTTCACGGCAACATCAGTGGCTGATAAATTCATCAAAGAGATTGTGAGGCTTCACGGGTATCCGACTTCTATCATATCTGATCGAGACAGAGTATTCTTAAGTAAGTTTTGGAGAGAGTGCTTTCGGTTAGCTGGAACGACTTTGAAGTTCAGCACAGCCTATCACCCTCAAAGTGATGGACAAACCGAAGTGCTTAATCGCTGTCTCGAGTCATACCTACGTTGCTTCACATCTGCTCATCCGAAACTCTGGCACAAATATCTTGCGTGGGCAGAGTTTTGGTACAATTCTTCGTTTCATACGTCGCTTCAAACAACTCCCTTCAAGATGGTGTATGGAAGAGATCCTCCTCAGTTGTTGTGGTTTGAAGATGGATCTACTGATAATAGTGAGTTGGAAGCGATGTTGAAATCACGAGATGCTATACTCAAAGATGCGCGGGTTCATTTACTGAAAGCTCAGGAGCAAATGAAAAACAATGCTGACAAGAAGCGTCGAGATTTGGTTTTTGAGGTGGGTTCTTCGGTGTTCCTCAAACTTAGGCCATATCGCCAAACTTCTTTGAGTAAAGCGTTTTGTCAGAAGCTTGCAGCCAAATATTATGGGCCATTTGTGATCTTGGAGAGGGTGGGTCAAGTGGCTTATCGTCTGCAACTTCCGGAGAGTAGCAAAATACATCCTGTATTTCACGTGTCCCAACTAAAACCGGTGTTAGgcaagaatcacgaggtgaacACCTTACCGGTAATGTTGGAGGAGTCGGAGGAGTTTATCTTAGAGCCAGCACATATACAAAGTACTCGTTACGATGCAGAAGGTCATCTTGAGGCTTTGGTGCAGTGGAAGGGCTTGCCTGATCATGAGATGACGTGGTTTCGGGTGAAGGATATTGCTAGAGAGTTCCCTAATTTTGAGCTTGAGGACAAGCTCTCTCTCACCGAGGGGGGTAATGATAGGAGCTGGAGAGTGTATTATCgtaagaagaagagaggagaaaTGAACGATAAGTGTGCAGATCAGTTGATAAGCACAGAAGACAGTGATCAGTGAGAGTGTGATCTGCAGAACTAATAAGTGGAGCTGACTATAACAGAAGAGGTGGTTACGTCAGTTACAGCCGTTACAATTTATTGATTGAGTATAAATGTAATAGGCATGAGATTTGTATCGTTGGCTTTTGGCAATTGTATTCTGGATCTTAAGCGAGAGCTTGAAGATTAGGCTTAACACTTGTATTGAGTGTTGAAAGTATAATACAAAGGGAAATTTACAGAGAAATACTATTGTGCTCTATCAATTTCTTACTCtaaactttattttagagtgaaaaatagagtagggttggagatgttctaagTGAGTAAGTGTTCATCACTCATTTCAAACCTTGTACCGGAGTTGTTGAATATATTCGAGTCTATATTGGCAGTGTCTACCAGCTACATTTTTGAAGGCGAATGGTATCACAAGCGCAAGGAAGATAATTCTTGTGGACAGACACGGGATCAAAAGGACAACGAGTCTTAAACCTGATAACAACTTTGGAAGAATGAGACTGGGAAAAGGGTGGAAAGAGTTCTGTGAAGTTAATGGAGTGAAGGCTGGTGATGCCATCAAGCTGGAACTcatcaaggaagaagaagaagaagatagatcTGCTACATATCTACTTAAGTTCTGCACTAAAGTCTAAAACTCTCTCTTTTTTGTGAATCTAAGCATTCTCTGAGTCCTTACTCCTTAATGAGGTTAGATTGTAAAGGGATACTAATTTTGTACATAAGTCTTGATGACTAggctatcttttttttttttcattttcccatcaattatataattatcaaGTACTATTGGTTACTCTtgagacaaaagaaaaagataaataatcGTAGATAAAGTTGGCAATATTTTCCTTGTGCTGTACGGCACTGTTTGTATCACTTTGTAATGAGTATCTCAATGTTAATAATGCAAGTATAGTATGAGAACAAATGTAAGTCCAGTGCTTCATTGCTACTGTCGCCATAAAGCTTAACCGCTTGTGAGTGTGTTAAACTGTATAAGAATGTAAGTGGTAGCCTGATCAGAACAAAAACGGCATGGTAATTGGAACGAATATTCTCTTTAATAAAAAACCACCAAACCAGAGCAAAATTGGAGAATACGAATCGACATTATTGaaaccattaaaaaaaaacactcgtTCGTCTTTAGTAAATGTATCAGCTTGCTCACCTATGAGATTCATTCACGTGTCGTTTTTTTGACATATCGACAATGGCGTGTCTTGGAAAccaaagatttttttctttaatatctAAACAGAGCAAAAACTTgaggaagaaaaaaagataccaaagctaaagaagaaaaaaaaaatcatcgtCAATGTCAAATGCTTCAGCTTCCTCACCGATCAATCCACATTTTTTCCAGCCTCTTCTTCCCGCTTTTCACAGCCACCTcgtaatctctctctctctctgaagaTGCATGCATCTGTTTGTTCTATGTTTCTCTGACTTTCTTTCGTTTCAGAACATCCCCATGGCTTTCTTCTCAAAGCACATAAACGGAACAACAAACGAGGACAATGCTGTGGTAAAACTAACATCAGACGCTTCAGATAAAACCTGGGAAGTGAAGATAAACGGTCGGAGACTCACCCAAGGCTGGCAATTTCGCCAACTTTCATGATCTCCGAGCCGGGGATATAGTTATTTTCAGATGTGATGGAGACTTGTTGTTCCACGTCACGTCTTTTGGACCTAGTTGCTGTCAGATTCTATATAATGATGACGTCATACAAATATCTTCTGGTAAGATATTAATTACTACTTTTAAACTCAGTTTACTTTCTGTTTAGATTCTTATTTGTAAAGTTGAAACAGACTCAGATTCGGAGAAGTGTCATCAAGACCACACAAGAGAAGCAGGTTCTCCATCAGATAACTCCTGTTTTGTAGCTCGTGTTACCTCCTCGAATCTAAGTAGAGATATGCTGGTGAAAAGCTTTTTGcttctacttttttttatttacttactATTTTTTGAACCTAAAATAACATATTCTCTGTAAACTTTGCAGTTACTAACAAGAGGCTTTTCAAGGTCTAATGGTCTGATGGATCGTAAGTGCGAGATCATTATATTGAATGAAGATGGGAAACCGTGGACACTGTTCCTTACTAACCACAAACCATACGGTCGTGTTTACATCAGTACCGGCTGGAGAAGATTCTGCCACCAAAATCGAAAAAGAGCCAACGATTCACTGACTTTTAAGCTTGTTGATGTTgatagatatttggaaatattctaaatatcctattattgatttattaattatttttgataattatcattattgttttagggtttttatagttttcttatatatagccGTGTAAGCTTAACTTTGTATTCAgtttatgatgatttaataaGAGGAATTTTCCAGAAGATgttttgataaaccactgagaagagtattctcaaactctaaataaatttttataaaccactgtgaagagtattcataacccctaagagcttttaattaagcactgtgaagagtattcacaaaccctagattcgtgtattttggaataaacggatctagttctatccctagaagcttccgctacattttttttggaaatttttttggACTCAAAGACTACgatcaagattcgaggacgaatcttttCCAACCCGGAAAGAatgatgtagatagatatttggaaatattctaaatatcctattattaatttattaattatttttgataattatcattattgttttagggtttttatggttttcttatatatagccgtctaggcttaactttgtattcagtttatgatgatttaataagaggagttttccagaagaggttttgataaaccactgagaagagtattctcaaaccctaaagaggtttttataaaccattgtgaagagtattcacaagagcttttaattaagcactgtgaagagtattcacaaaccctagattcgtgtattttggaataaacggatctagttctatccctagaagcttccgctacatcactTGTGCAGACATGTAACAAACCAGTTCTCCAGTTGTGTTCGTCCATGTACAACCGAGACTCTCTCCGAGCCTCATCTTCGACTAGCCAAGAGAGATTCTTGACGCTAACTCTCACAACATACAATCTGAGGAAGTATAAACTGGTAAGTTTTTTCATCAGCCATTTCAGCATATTGTTAGAAGAGATATGTTGTAATGTTTTTCGAGTCCTTTTATTTGTAGTGTCTACCGGGGAATTTTGTGTGGTTGAATGGTATGGATAACGCAAGGAAGATAACTCTTGTGGATAGATACGGTTTCAAAAGGACAACTAGTCTTAGACCTGATAACAACAGTGGAAAAATGAGAATGGGGAAAGGGTGGAGAGAGTTCTGTGAAGCTAATGGAGTGAAGGTTGGTGAGTCCTTTAAGCTGGAACTcatcaaggaagaagaagaagaagaagacacagCTATTCATCTACTTAAGTTCTGCAGCAAAGTCTGAAACTCTCTCTTGCTTATGTAATAAATGTTTGCCATGTAGTTTGTTATTTGTCTTTCGGCTAGCTTGTAACATGCAAGGCTTTAGTAGTTTGGGATTAGCAAAAGGAATGCCCTATTGTTAATCTCATCAAAAGCTTCTTTTGGGGGCAACTCAGACTTATCATACTTAAGTATTGAGAACCTTCCAAGTTCCAGCAAGTTTTCCCTTCATCTCTGTTTCTGCTCTTCCCCTCTGCTTTAGACCTCTTGGGCATAGCAAAATCTATTGGCTCACCACTAATCTAATGCTTTGACATGATAAGAAGCATTCTAAGAATCCTGAGTGAGGTTATTAGATCGTAAAAGGATGCTAATTTTAGACATACTGTAAATATTTTCATTGGTTTGTTTTGATAGAAGTTGATTGCTGCAACTAAATGTAAGTATATAATTTGACTGACTactcaaatccaaaccatacCATAGCTCTCTTTTTTTACTACTTCCCTTGTACAAATCTGTGTGTTAGCTCATGTTTTGCTCTagctttttctttaatttagACAATctccaacccacctctattttaatttctatatttttttctatatttttctctaaaatagtaaaactctattatagaggaggatttactccaatgtatgtctctataatagagttcctctatttaaagaggaaaatatagagatatgctATTTCAATCtctaaatatagaaataaaaagtagaattcctctatattttcctttaaaatagagaaactctattatagaggcatatattggagcaaatccacctctataatagagtttctctattttacaAGGTTTTATACTTTTTTCAGTGATGTGAACAAGTGGAGCTTGCAAAAACCCTTATAGCCTAATAATTACATATCCCAAACGACATCGTTTAATGACTTGCGCGACAAGGAGGAACTAAAAGAACCCTCTGGACGACTTAGCGAGTTACATAAAAAGACTTACTTCTAGCCGTCGTCAAACTGTATCTCTCTCGATTTGACAGAGAGAACCCGGAAtcgaactctctctctctctctctctctctctctctctctctctctctctctctgtcccAAATGGCGAACCCGACCGATAATCTCGACCCGAATCCACCAACCCGAGAACCAGAAGACGAAGTGGAACAAGCACAAGATCCGAACAGCGAcgaaggagaactagaagaggaggaggaagacggCGATGATACAGTAGTATCCAATCCTCAAACCAAGACGGAATCGCTCTTCCGCCGCATGAGATCCGCTCCCGTGCCGGTGCGCGTCCACGACGTGATCGTCAGAGGAAACGACAAGACCAAGGACCACGTCATCGAGGCGGAAGTGGAAGCCGTGAGGGAAGCGAACACGCTGCAGGAGCTTCTAGAAGCTTCTAGGGTTGCCAATTCGAATCTCCGAGCGCTCGATATCTTCGATTCCGTCAACATCACGCTCGATTCCGGCCCTACTGAGCTCCCCGGTACGACCAATGTGGTCATCGAAGTCGTCGAGAGCAAACACCCTCTCACCGGCCAAATCGGTGCCTACACTAGAGCTGAGGTATTATTGCTCTAATCCAAGGCTTTGGTATTATTAGGCATTTAGAGACTTGGAGGCgttaacaaattatttaaattttatatttaagtttacatttgaatatttaagtttttttttaggttcagttataaaattattttggtgaattatataaaaattacaattacaaaaaaaaatatgttggtcaAGTTTGTGGATTTGCACTAACATTATTGCTAGTTTAACAGATTTTGATCAATTAGAACGATTTAGATCAATTTAAAACAGTTTTTTGGTtcagttataaaattattttggtgaattataaaaattacaattacaaaaaaataagttgGTCAAGTTTGTGGATTTGCACTAACATTATTGCTAATCTAACAGATTTTGATCAATTTAAAACAGTTTAAACCGATtttatgaattttgaaaaattgtttaaactgattttttaaACGTTGTTAGAAtcagttgaccaaaaaaaaaaaaaaaaaaaacgttgtTAGAATCACAACAATTCACTTTTTGCTATGTTTCAGTTGAGTTTTGTTGTCTTCTTGGAGCTGTTTCTGTCCTTTTATTACTTGTGTGCGGTCTTGTTTGATAAAGTTTTTTAGAATTGGACATGAATGTGGATGATACTCTTGTTCTAGGCGAAGTCATCATGCATTGAAGCGTCATTGAAGTACAAGAACATTTTTGGGTATGGAGATATATGGGACGGGTCTATGGTGTATGGATTTGACAGCTCTGCTGAGGTTGGCATGGGGATGTATTTGCCTAGGTTCAGAGGACTTCCCACTCCTTTTAGCTCTCGTCTTTACCTCTCGACTCAAGACTGGCTTAAGTTCTCTTCTTATAAAGAACGGTCTCTCGGACTTTCCCTAGGGCTTCTCTCTAGCAAGTATCACGACCTTGTCTACACTGTAGCCTGGCGTAGCCTTACAGACCCGTCTCGTTCGGCTTCAGAATCAGTAAGGAGGCAGCTGGGACATAGTTTGCTTTCTGCATTGAAGTATACTTTTAAGTATGACCAGAGAGACTCGTACCTGAGGCCAACGAGTGGATACGCTTTCACATCTACTTCTCAGATTGGTGGTCTTGCTCCTGATAGCAGAAGCCTACGCTTTTTAAAGCAGGAGATTGATCTTCGGTGTGCTGTTCCTTTAGGGTTTTACAAGGCTGCTCTGAACTTTGGTGTCTCTGGGGGTGTCACGTTTCCGTGGGGAAGCGGATACCAGAACCGAGCTTCCTCTGTGCCGGAGAGGTTTTTCTTGGGTGGCAATTCATCGCCTGTATGCTCTTTGGGCGGGCCATCAGCGCTGTGGGGGTTCAGTACCAGGGGACTCGGTTCCAACGAGCCGAGGAGGAGAGGCGATGTTGAAAGAGATTTCGTTGGGGGAGATGCTGCGGTGACTGCGTTTGCTGATCTCTCGTTTGATTTGCCGTTTAAAtggttgagagagagaggagtccATGGGCATGTGTTTGCATGTGCGGGGAACATGGCAAAGCTAACGGAGAATGACTTTAGAAACTTGAGTGGTTCAAAGTTGTTGGAGACGTTTAGAACTTCAGTTGGTGCTGGGATCGTATTACCAGTTAGTCTCTTCCGTATGGAGGTTTGGTTCTTCTCATCACTATCCTCTGTAATGTGAGATGACTAACAGTCTAACACTCggtcttttgttttgttttttgttatgAGACAGATTAATTACTGCCATATAGTGAAGAAACAAGAACACGATCGAGCAAAATCTGGTTTTTTCCTGACATTCTCGGCCTGAGGAGTTTTAGTTGAAGAAAAGCTATCAGCCTTGCCCCAATGTCTGGTAGAATTCTTCGGTTTCAGGCAGTTtgatttattatcttatttgataaattttagaaaagagTTAAGATTTTTTGGACATGTTTGCATACTTAAAACTTTGATGTATGTTTTTGTGTTCGGTCAAGAAAGAAATTCAAGATTCATTGAAATTTGACTTGGTTGCATATTTGTACTCATTTACAAAAGGTTTACGGATTTCAAGattctttgtttttgtcaaGTTGTTGTGTGTACTGCCATTTACAAAGGTTGAAAGATTTCAAGATTATTACGGGTTTATTTTCTAGTGTTTTGGTTAAAGctttttggatttgattttcTTGTGATGGGTATATTCTCAATGATAATGAATGATGAATATtagaggaagagaaagaatGAAACTGGATAGTGAAAGAGGTCGGTGGTGGTAGTGGTGGGCTTCTCATTCCCTCACTTATCTTGTCAAATGTCTTGTCTTCTCCATTTCCACACTCCAATCCATATATGCAACTTATGATTTACTCGCTTAAATTTGCACATACTATATAGTATAATCTAAGTCTTGCTTCTCTTTGTTTTAGTGCCCACAATCTCAAACAACTTACTGGTTACTTTCaactcgctctctctctctgctctaTCACGTCATCCTTTGATTTTTCAACATTATACTCAATACCTAAATCTCAAAGGTAAAACCAGTATATGATTATGATTTCTGACCTACGAGCTTGAACTCCTTATACCCACGAGCCAATCATGTAAaattagcaaaaagaaaagatcaaTCCAACACAAAATGATGAATAGGCCCCCATGCCTTGTCCCATTATGTTCCCTTCTCAATTACTACAACAACACTCTTCTCCACACAAAAAGATGTTTAATAAAGAGtccaataatatatataaaggaCGCACCAGATAAAACTTAAGGATAAACCATAGCCTAACATTTTACCACCCAccaaaaaacagagagagagatgagagggCATGAGCCACGGTCAAGCTCCTCTTGTGCAGCTTGCAAGCTCTTGAAGAGAAGATGCACACCCACTTGCATCTTCGCTCCTCATTTCCGCTCCAGCGACCAGATGACTTTCGCCAAAGTCCATAAAGTCTTTGGAGCCAGCAACGTCAGTAAGCTTCTCAGCGAGGTTCCCGAAGAACAGAGACAAGAAACCGTCAACTCCTTGGCTTACGAAGCTGACGTCCGTCTCAAGGATCCTGTTTACGGTTGTATTGGAGCCATAGCTTCTCTGCAGAAGAAGATGCTTGAGCTTCAACATGATATAGCCGTTGCTCGCAGTCGACTACTTAGTGCTGCCCATAATAatgctggtggtggtggtgtcaacaacaacaacagcagcaACCACGTGTCGTCGTTGTCCCCTTTGGTAGATGATTCTTCTCCTCAGCTTGCTGCTTTTCTTGATCTTGTACCTTCTTATAGTGACTTGATGTTGCTTGATGGGTCTGGTCTTGATGCTTACTTGTTTGATATTGGACAGCCTCCTTTTGTATAGGCCTCTCTTTATCTCTTTTATCCACTGTATTTGCACTTGCTAATAAGTCATCTTCACTAATGTATTATATTAATCCTAATATGCAAAATCATTTGCTTACTTCTATCATTTGTATAAAAGCTCagattaaatttcaaaaatcttaATGCAAAACGAGAAGACTAAGGTAGATGATGAGTGTCCTTACCAGTTTTGGACCAAGCGGGTCGGTAGGCCACGACGAGTAAAGTTAGGTTTCTTGCTTTTAAGATGCAGAGCTTCATTGTAAGTCAGGTCTAAAGAGGAGAGAGAGCACATGCTAATGTCAGCCCCCCTCCTAATTTTACCAAACATGAAACACTTGATGGGTATGCTTCTGTGATTTTCCTTCTGTGAAGTTTCAATAATACAGACTCATGTGTCACTTCTTGTCCATCAGGTCACAAGAGTCTTGTCCTTGAGATTCTAGATTGATGCAAAGTCACATAAGCAAAAAGCCAAATCAAATAGCTCTTTGTGGTGGGTTTGATCAGTTCCAAAAGTGAATTATGGAAAAGAACATGAACAACTATGATGCATTGTTTGTCCTGGAGCTCATTATGTGCTAAGTTGGTATTAGCCCATTCCTGAAAATTTGATTAAGCAAAAAGACTAATTGATCTGGAACTTGCATGAACCATCATAACATTACAATACTTCACAAAAGTACATCTTGATATGTCAGATATACTACAAGAGTTTCTTGTATCCTAAGGATTAAGAATAATAACAGTTTCTCCAATTTCTATGAGCGCTCTCAGATCCAACCATTGCTTCCTTTTGCATCACCATAGTAGTATAGCTTCTCCACAACCTAATACTACAACTTCTTACCTGCACAACAACAAGACACACTTCATGTTTTCAGAATAATATAAACcttaaaaagaaacataatcaAGAGTAGATACCCTAAAGATATGGTTCCCAAATCAACAATCTGAAGCTTACATAAAGTTTCAACCTTTAAGAtcacacaaaaattaaaactttaccATATATTAATTCACAATAAAGATTATATCTTTTTACCTGAAGCAGCTCTACGTTTCCCAAGCTTGGACTTCTCAAGCTCCATTTGCATATCCATCAACATGTTCATTCGTTGCAACTCAATCTCCTTGGCAGCTTCCATCCTCTGCTTCTCCAATTCAATCATCATCCCCTGCTTCGCGCTCTCGATCCTCTCGTACACTTCTCCTAACTTCAGAATCGCTCTCGCCAGCTCCCTACACGACGATCCTTCACCTTCACCTTCACCAACACTCCGATCTACTACACCTTCCACTCGCCGATGCTTCCTCGCCACAAACCCCCAATCACCCTCcacgtcatcatcatcatcgtcctcGTCGTCGTCATCGTCTAGAGAGCTTCCGCTCGAAACAGATCCCGCCGGTTTCGTCACCGGCGATCTGAAAGCTCCGGCGGCGGTGGATTTCTTTGCGGCGGCGGGACCGATCAGGAAATCCAGCCTCTCGAAGAAGCACCACGAGGACGAAGAAGGCTTGGCCTTCTCCGTCTTGTACTTCTTCTTCAGCGTGTCGATCCGGTTCTTGCACTGCACGTCGGTCTTCGGCCGGCCGTTGCCGCCGTGGCGAGAATTGACGGCGTCGGCGACTTCTTTCCAGTCGTTCTGACGGAGGTTTCCGCGGCTGAGGTGGACGTACCGGTCTCCCCAGGCTTCGATCAGCGTCGCCGTCGCGTCCTCGCTCCACCAGTCCTCGCGTCCCGGAGGTACACGGTGAGAGGAGCCTCCGCCGCCGCTTTGCGATTGGGACTTCGGCTGAGTCTCCGGCGTCGTCTCCATTccggagggagggagggagagagggTAACgtgagaggaggaggaggagaaggagaggcTTAGAGATAAGGGTAGGAGGCAGAGAGAAATCGGATTTTATGATTGGTTGATTACCGGCGGTGACGTCATCAACGGCGATTATCCCTCTCTCTAACCGAACTAATCTTTAACTCAATACATCGAACCCGGTTTGGTCCTAAATAGGGTCCCACCCA is part of the Raphanus sativus cultivar WK10039 chromosome 5, ASM80110v3, whole genome shotgun sequence genome and harbors:
- the LOC108837170 gene encoding uncharacterized protein LOC108837170 gives rise to the protein MANPTDNLDPNPPTREPEDEVEQAQDPNSDEGELEEEEEDGDDTVVSNPQTKTESLFRRMRSAPVPVRVHDVIVRGNDKTKDHVIEAEVEAVREANTLQELLEASRVANSNLRALDIFDSVNITLDSGPTELPGTTNVVIEVVESKHPLTGQIGAYTRAEAKSSCIEASLKYKNIFGYGDIWDGSMVYGFDSSAEVGMGMYLPRFRGLPTPFSSRLYLSTQDWLKFSSYKERSLGLSLGLLSSKYHDLVYTVAWRSLTDPSRSASESVRRQLGHSLLSALKYTFKYDQRDSYLRPTSGYAFTSTSQIGGLAPDSRSLRFLKQEIDLRCAVPLGFYKAALNFGVSGGVTFPWGSGYQNRASSVPERFFLGGNSSPVCSLGGPSALWGFSTRGLGSNEPRRRGDVERDFVGGDAAVTAFADLSFDLPFKWLRERGVHGHVFACAGNMAKLTENDFRNLSGSKLLETFRTSVGAGIVLPVSLFRMEINYCHIVKKQEHDRAKSGFFLTFSA
- the LOC108859160 gene encoding LOB domain-containing protein 21, with product MRGHEPRSSSSCAACKLLKRRCTPTCIFAPHFRSSDQMTFAKVHKVFGASNVSKLLSEVPEEQRQETVNSLAYEADVRLKDPVYGCIGAIASLQKKMLELQHDIAVARSRLLSAAHNNAGGGGVNNNNSSNHVSSLSPLVDDSSPQLAAFLDLVPSYSDLMLLDGSGLDAYLFDIGQPPFV
- the LOC108859158 gene encoding trihelix transcription factor ENAP1 is translated as METTPETQPKSQSQSGGGGSSHRVPPGREDWWSEDATATLIEAWGDRYVHLSRGNLRQNDWKEVADAVNSRHGGNGRPKTDVQCKNRIDTLKKKYKTEKAKPSSSSWCFFERLDFLIGPAAAKKSTAAGAFRSPVTKPAGSVSSGSSLDDDDDEDDDDDDVEGDWGFVARKHRRVEGVVDRSVGEGEGEGSSCRELARAILKLGEVYERIESAKQGMMIELEKQRMEAAKEIELQRMNMLMDMQMELEKSKLGKRRAASGKKL